One Urechidicola croceus genomic window, AGCTGATTGGAATAGTGAGAAATTTAGAAAATTACTTGATGAACTAATTGTAGAATAAATAATAAGCCCACTAAAATTTAGTGGGCTTAATTAGGTTTACAAGATAATTTTAGTAATTGTAATTTCTATGTTCTGTCCATCGTATTCGTTTACTGTCTTTAAAAGTTGAAAAATAAACGAATTTTCTTGCTTCTGTTGGAGTGTTATTTATTGAAGTTTTCATAATAGTTTGTTTTTTAAAGGTTTATATCTAATAGACGCCTATAAATGAAAGAAGTAACACTAATTCACTTCTATTAACTAAATTTTAACAAATTGACTAACAGGTAAATAGTTGTTATTTCTTGTTGGAAAGTTCATTGATAACTTCAATAATTATTTCACAACCTTTAATAATTTCTTCATTTGAAATTGTGAGTGGTGGTGTTATACGAACTGCTTTTTTTTCGTACAAAAGCCAGAAAAGTATAAGCCCTTTTTCAAGGCATCTTAATATAATATTGGAAGCAAAATCAGCATCCTTAACAATTAGAGAAAGCATTAACCCTTTTCCTCTAATTTCAAGAATTTCATTATTTACTAATAATTTTCTGAATAATTTTTCTTTTTCAAGAGTTTGTTCAATTAAATTTGATTGAATTATTTCTTCAACTGTTGCTAAGCCTGCAGCAGCTATAACTGGATGCCCACCAAATGTTGTGATATGACCAAGTTTTGGATGATCTTTTAAAGAATTCATTATTTCATAGGTAGAAATAAACGCACCAATTGGCATTCCACCTCCAAGTCCTTTACCAGTAATGATGATGTCAGGAATACAATTGTAATTTTCAAACCCAAAAAATTTACCAGTTCTCCCAATTCCGGATTGAATTTCATCTAAAATCATTAAAGCTCCAACTTCATTACACTTTTTTTGAATTTTTTGCAAATAATCATTCTTAGGCTCAATAAATCCTGCACCTCCTTGTATAGTTTCTAAAATAACACCTGCTGTTTTAGTAGTAATTTGGTTTATATCAATTTCATTATTAAATTCAATAAACTTGATACCAGGTATTAACGGACGAAAGGCTCTATTTTGATTTTCAGAACCACATACACTCATTGCACCTTGGGTATTACCATGATAGGCATTTTTACAAGAGATTATTTCACTGCGTCCAGTAAATCTTTTAGCTAGTTTTAAAGCACCCTCTGTTGCTTCTGTTCCAGAATTTGTTAGATAGACAGTTTCTAAAGGACTAGGTAAATTAGCAATTAAAATCTTTGCTAAATTCAATTGTGGACTTTGAATAAACTCACCATATACCATAACATGGGAATATTTATCAAGTTGTCTTTTAATTGCTTGACTAACCTTTGGGTGGTTATGACCAAGACTATTAGCCGATACACCTGCAACAAAATCTAAATATTGTTTACCATTTGAATCGTAAATATAAGATCCATTTGCTTGTGAAATTTCAATAGCCAATGGGTGAGGAGTGGTTTGAGCCTGATATTTTAAAAAATCAGATTTCATTCAACTTTTTTATTTTTAACGATTGCCTCTTTTTTCTGTTTTAAATCTTCTTTTTTAATTGTTTCAGTTTCTTTAGGCCTTAGTTCTATCAATTTATCATTTTCTAAAGTTGGAACTATACTGTCTTGTTGTTGTAATAATTCCTGTTCTTTTAACTCTTTAAGTCTTTTTTCTTCTGCCTCTTTTTTTGCTAATAATCGTGCTTCTCTTTCTTTAGATCGCTCTTCAATCATGATTGCTTCATCACCTGAGTCGTGATTGAAAATTTGAGTTTTATCTTTTGGTTGTTCTTTTTCTCTCCAAATGAATCCTTTTAATTTCCTATCATTATTATGAATTTCATCTTCAGGATATGTTTTACCATCTGGGCTAATTCTAAAATCAATTTCTTGAATTTTTTTATCTTCAAATAGAATTCCAATATTACTGCATCGCATTTTTGTGATACCAATTAATTCTTTTTCTTCGTTTCTAACAAAATGAATTACTTCTCCATTTCCATTTACTTCAACGACTTCTAAATTGTTGTTTTTGAATTTTCCGAATATATTTTTCCCCTTGGTTTGATTGTAACCAGCAGAATCTTTTTGAATCATAAAAGCATTTCCTAAAACTTTTAAAGAATCAAGTTCTTCAGTTTTTTTATTTGATAAAAAATGAATAGAATCTCCTGTAATTTGGTTTCCATCTGACCACAGTATAGGTTTTCTATACATTTTGGTAATTCCGTTTTTTTCGCTGCTAAATAATGAATCACATTTGCCCTGTAAATCTGACTTGAAAAATTTCACATGGTGAAATGCTCGAACTATACGATTTTCGGGCTTTCCAGTTAATAATAATGTATCACCATGAATATGCATCGAATCTTTTTCAATTAAAGAAATTGCAACTGCTCTATCTATTATAAATGCGGAATCTTTTGCTCTAAAAAATTCACCATATCCACCTTTTAATACTCCATCATTAATAGTATCAGTTACTTTTATATTTCCTGTTGCTGATGAGAAATTTTTAGTTTCGTCATAATATAGACTATCACCTTCAATAAGTCTGTCATTATAATTGATCCAAGAATTTTTTGTTAAATGTGAAATTTTACTTTTACTATCATGATATCCTTTTTCAGTGTAAATAACACTTTCTTCACCAGTAATTGTAGATGCATCGTATAAGTATGCTTTGCCTGTATCAGTATAATAATCTAAATGATTGGTTTCTAAAATTTGATCAGGATTGGTTACTACAACATTATTTTTTGCTTGAAATTTATTGGTTTCTAAATAATAATTACCTGTAGTACTTTTAAGAACATTGACACTGTCTTTTATTGTACCTTTTGAATTATAGTATAAATGCTGCTTTTCTCTATCAAAATAAAGTTTTTCGGTAGTTAAAGTCATTGTTGGGTCTTTTAAAACAACTTCTCCCCAAGATGTAGCAAGTTTTTTATCACCATCATAGTCTGCAAATTTACTTGTTTGGATAACAGTATCACCTTGATTAATGACTACATCACCTTCGGCTTTTAAGTAATTCTTTTTTGTATGAATTTCTGAACGTTTACAACGAATTGTAGCGCCATCTATTTCAACATATACATTACCAACAGATATAGTGAGTTCTGGATTTATTTTATCAGTATAAGTAATGTCAGCATTTAATACTTTTATTTTTTTCTTTTGTTGTGAAAAAACAACTGTAGAAATACATATAAATATGAGGAAAAATATTTTTTTCATTAAGTGATAATTATCAATTACAAATTTAACTATTAATTGTTGAATTTAGTATTTAAATAGATTCAACTTTGTTTTAAAGTCAATAAAGATGCCAAAAGTAGAAAAGACTCCTAAATAAATTTTGGAGCCTTTTTATAATTTCTTTTTGTCATTCCAGTCTTCATAGGAATGACAAATTATTTATGTATTATCTTAAAATCGTTTGTTTTCTATCTGGGCCAACAGATACAATTTTGATTGGTACTTCAACTTCTTTTTCAATAAATGCAATATAATCTAAAAGATTTTTTGGTAATTGATTTGCTGAAGTCATTGTTGTTAAATCTTCTTTCCAACCTTTAAATTCTGTATAAATTGGTTTCACATTTTCTGGTTCAATATTGAAAGGGAAATGTGAAATTTCTTCGCCTTTGTATTCATAAGAAGTACACACTTTTAATGTATTAAATCCTGAAAGCACATCTCCTTTCATCATCATTAATTGTGTAACTCCATTAACTTGAACAGCATACTTTAATGCAACGATATCTAACCACCCACAACGTCTTGGACGTCCTGTAGTTGCTCCAAATTCATGCCCAACACGTGCCATTGTTGCTCCATCTTCATCAAATAATTCAGTAGGGAATGGACCAGAGCCAACACGAGTTGTATATGCTTTAAAAATTCCAAAAACATCACCAATTTTATTTGGTGCAATTCCAAGACCTGTACATGCACCAGCAGCTGTGGTATTTGAAGAAGTTACAAATGGATATGTTCCAAAATCAACATCTAATAGAGATCCTTGAGCACCTTCTGCTAGAATAGATTTTCCTGATTTCATAGCGCTGTTTAGATATTCTTCACTATCTATAAAAGTTAATTTTTTTAATCTTTCAACTCCTATGTAAAATTCTTCTTTTAATTCTTCTAAATTATATTCTAGTTCGATACCATGAAAATCTAACATTTTTAAATGCTTTTCAGTTAATGTATCAAAGCGTTCTTGCCAATCTTCCATTTCAATATCACCAACACGCAAACCGTTTCTACCTGTTTTGTCCATATAAGTTGGTCCAATTCCTTTAAGAGTTGATCCAATTTTGGCTTTACCTTTAGCAGTTTCAGATGCAGCATCTAGTAATCTATGAGTTGGTAAAATTAAATGTGCTTTTCTTGATATTAATAATTTTGATTTGAAATCTATGTCAAATTGTTCAAGATTGTCCAATTCACGTTTAAAAATTACTGGGTCAATAACTACACCATTTCCTACAACATTTACTGCCGTTTTATGAAAAATTCCTGATGGAATTGTATGTAATACATGTTTATGTCCATCAAAAATTAAAGTATGTCCAGCATTTGGTCCTCCTTGAAATCTTGCAATAATATCATAATTAGCGGTTAGAACATCAACGATTTTTCCTTTTCCTTCGTCGCCCCATTGCAATCCTAGTAGTAAATTTACAGCCATTTGTTTATTGTAAAGTAGTTAGTTGTTTTCCTCTTTTTTAGTACCATAAAAATACAAAGAGTGTGAGTGAATATTGATATTGAAAGTATCTTCAATAGTTTTTTTAATAACTTGTATTCTTGGATCACAAAACTCCATGACATCACCTGAATCGGTTAAAATAACATGATCATGTTGTTTATCGAAAAATGATTTTTCGTAATGAGCTTGATTTTGTCCAAACTGATGTTTACGAACGAGACCACATTCTAAAAGTAGTTCAATTGTGTTATAAAGTGTAGCTCGTGAAACACGATATTTTTTATTTTTCATATTGATATATAATGATTCTATATCAAAATGTTCGTTTAAGTCATAAACTTCTTGGAGTATAGCAAACCTTTCAGGAGTTTTCCTGTGACTGTGAGATTCTAAGTACTTAATAAATACGTCTCTAACAATTTCTTGATGATCTATACTGTTATCCATTTATGTGTATTATAAAAACAAAAGACAAATTTAGCTTTATTTTTTGAAGTAAACAGCATGAAAAATAGAACTTATTAACGTTAATTGTGAATAAACTTATTGCTTGTAGATACGCTCTACTTTTTCAATTCCTTCAATTTTTTTAATATTTTCTATTAATTTTTTGAGTTGTATTTTATTTTTTACGCTTATTGTAATTCTTCCTTCAAAAATACCTTCATTACCACTTATATTTAAACTATGAATATTAACATGCATATGGTTAGATATTTCTCGAGTAAGTTGATTTACCAACCCAAAATTATCTGAACCACTGACTCTTAAAAAGACTCTAAAATCTTGCTGAGTTGAATCAATCCATTTTGCAGGCATAATTCTATATGCGTAGTTTGCTTGCATACTTACAGCATTTGGGCAGTCTTTTTTATGAACTTTTAACCCTTCATTGATTGTTAAAAATCCGAATACTTTATCTCCTTGTATAGGGTTGCAGCATTTTGCTAATTTATAGTTTAGCGGTTCTTCTTCAACCCCAAATACAAGCATATCATATTTTTGGTTAACTTCTTCTTTATGACTATTTGAATTTGGAGAAGGTTTGCTTCTCATTCTATTTTTAAAGAAGTTTAAGAAAGCATTACCTTTTTGGGCTGCAAAATCTTTTAATTGTTTATTTTCAATTGATCCATTACCTATACGATAGAATAAATCAAAACTTGTTTTTAATTTTAAAAATGATGTTAATTCATTGATTGTTTTTTCATTAGCTGTTAACTTCAGCGACCTTAATTTACGAACTAATATTTCTTTACCTTCATTAGCAATTTCTTTTTGTTCATCTTTTAAAGCCGCTTTAATTCTACTTCGGGCTCTTGCTGTCACTACAAAATCTAACCAACGTACATTTGGTTTTTGTTGCTTGGCAGTAATAATTTCAACTTGATCTCCACTATTTAATTCATGACTGATAGGCATTAATTTTCCATTAACTTTTGCACCACGACATTTCATGCCAATTTCTGTATGTATGGAAAAAGCAAAATCTAATGCAGAGGAACCTTTTGGAATTGCTTTTAGTTCACCTTTGGGTGTAAAAACAAATATTTCTTCTGCGTATAAGTTTAATTTAAAATTTTCTACAAAATCAACTGCATTTCCATCTGGATTTTCAAGGGTATCTTTTAATCTGTTTAACCAAGTTTCTAAACCACTTTCTTTTTCATTGCCATGTTTATACTTATAATGAGCAGCATACCCTTTCTCAGCTATTTCATCCATTCTTTCAGAACGAATTTGTACTTCAACCCAATGACCTTTTGGTCCCATAACTGTGATGTGAAGTGATTCATAACCAGTCGATTTTGGTTGGGTAATCCAATCTCTGAGTCGAGTAGGGTTTGGTTGAAAATGATCTGTTACAATTGAATATATTTTCCAAGCATCAAATTTCTCTTGATCTTCTGTAGAATTGTAAATTATTCTAATAGCAAATTTGTCATAAACTTCATCAAAACTCACATTTTGGGCCCTCATTTTTCTACGAATAGAATAGATAGATTTACTTCGACCTTTAATTTTGTATGTGAAACCTTCCTTGTTTAACGAACCTTTTATTACATTAGAAAATTCTTCAATATATTTATCTTGTTCCTCCTTACTTTCTTTTATTTTGGCCTGAATATCATTAAATACTTCTGCTTCTGTATATTTTAAACCTAAATCTTCTAATTCAGTTTTAATATTATATAACCCTAATCGATGTGCAAGTGGTGCATAAATATATAATGTTTCGGAAGCTATTTTTAACTGCTTATGAGCAGGCATAGCATCCATAGTTTGCATATTATGAAGTCGATCAGCAATTTTTATTAATATTACACGAACATCATCATGCAATGTTAAAAGCATTTTTCTAAAGTTTTCAGCTTGTATTGAAGCGTCTTGTTCTTTATTTAGCCTAGATATTTTTGTTAATCCATTTACAATTCTCGCGATAGTTTCTCCAAATTCTCTTTCAATATCTTCAAGTGTATATTCGGTGTCTTCAACAACATCATGTAACAAAGCAGAAATAATAGAAGTAGTTCCTAAACCAATTTCATACGCTACAATTTTGGCAACAGCTATTGGATGATAAATATAGGGCTCACCAGTTTTTCGTCTCTGATTACTATGAGCATCAACGGCTAATTCAAAAGCCTTTCTTATATCTTTTTTGTCAACTTCTGTAAGTGTTTGATACGTACCTTTAAGCAAGTCTTTATATCTACTTGCGATCTCTTTATTTTCTTCTTCTATGGTTACTGTATATGCCATAGAATAAAAGTAAATGAAATAATTTAATTGGCAAATTCTATTTAATAATTATTGATTTTGGTATGATAGTTTTTAACAATTGTAAATAAGGTTGATTTTGTAATTTGAAAGGTTTCGAGATTTATAATGTTAAAAAAGCCCAAAAGGAATACTAAATAGTAGGGATTAAAGTACTCCTTTTTGAGCCCTTGCCATATATGGAAATTAATAAATGAATTGAGGTTGATCTAATATTTTTTTGGGAGAAAAATCGAACTGTATTTAGGGAGTCAAGCGTACATTACATTTCTAGTATAACAAATATAGTGATTAAAAACCTATAAATCATTTATTTTACGAAGTAATTACGTGAAAATGAAAAGTTTAGTTGTTTGCTTACAATTTACTAAATAAATTATTTCATTTTTTGATTTAAATTCATAATTCTGTTTTGTAAAGTAGGATGGGAGTAGTGCATGAAAACATATGATTTATGTGGAGTTAAATTAGTTAAACTATTTTTAGATAACTTTTTAAGTGAACTTATTAATGGCTCTGCACCGAAATTTTCTTTTGCGTAATCATCTGCTTGGTACTCAAATTTTCGTGAAATGAAATTCATAAGTAAACTTGTGATTTCAGATAAAGGGCTATATAATATTCCAAATGCAATAAGACCAATATGAAAGCTTGGTTTTGTTACTCCAAGAGCTTGAGACAATAAATTGTTGTTTATGAATAGTGATAAAATAAATAATGTAAGACCTGTTAGAAGTATTGAAGTAATAAGGTTGAAAACTATATGTTTACGCTTATAATGCCCAACTTCGTGTGCTAAAACTGCCACAATTTCATCTGTAGTTAAATCATTAATCAATGTATCATATAAAACAATTCTTTTTGTTTTACCAAATCCTGCAAAATATGCATTTGCTTTTGTAGAACGCTTTGAGCCATCTATCACAAAAATTTTATCCAATTTAAATCCTACTTTTATTGCAAATTTTTCGATTTCTGTTCTTAATTCTCCATTTTCTAGTGGAATTTGTTTATTAAATAAAGGTACAATCAATGTTGAATAAAACATATTCATAAAAATTGTAAATATTGCAACGAGTAACCATGCATATATCCAAAAATTAGTATCACTAACTTGATAAAACCAAATTATTAGAGATAAAATTACTCCTCCAAGAACTACACTCATTATCCAGCCTTTTATTTTATCTAGCCAAAACAATTTTTTAGTTGTTTTATTGAACCCAAATTTTTCTTCAATTACAAATGTTTTGTAGTAAGAAAACGGAGTGGTTAAAATATCGCTTGCTATCATAATTACACCAAAGAAAATTAGAGCAATAAGTATTGGGTTATCAGTTAAACTTCTTGCAAAATCATCTACAATTCTAAAGCCGTCAAAAACAAAAAATAAAATAGTTAATACAATTGAAAATGTAGATGTTATATTGCTAAACTTAAAGTTTAACTTTTTGTATTTTTGCGATTCTAAATACTCTTCATTATTATAAACATCAGACACTTCGATTGGCAAGATATCATCAAAGTGTTTAGCATTTAAACTATCTATTATTTTATCAACTAAGAAGTTAATTAATATAATAGAAATGATAATATAAAATAAAATTGTTGGAGTCATTTATTGTTATTTTAAAATCCTTTTTGCAAATTTAAATTTCTTTTTCCAATATGAATTATCAAGTTTTGATTTAGTAACACCTTTTGAAGTCGAACTATGAATAAATTCATTATTACCAATAAAAATACCAACATGTTGATATTTTTTGGATGGTCTAAAAAAAAGTAAATCACCAGGGCGTAAATTATTTTTAGATATTTTGGTTCCAGTTTTTGCCATTCCATCAGTAGTTCTAGGCAATTTAATATTGAATGCATTATGACAAACTACCTGAATAAAACCAGAACAATCAAACCCTTTTTTATCAGTTCCACCATATTTGTATTTAGTTCCTTTATAAATTTGATATTGAGTTTCTAATTTTTGTTGAGGAGTAATTTTTGAGGTTATATTTTTACTTGATCCACAACTTATTAATATAATTTGAATAGAAATAAGTAAAAATAAATAATATTTTTTCATACTATTTGAAATTTCGTTGTCGTTTTGCTTCAAAAATCAATATTCCTGCAGCAACTGATACATTCATTGAATCAATTTCTCCCTGCATAGGAATAATAATATTTTTTTTAGAATTTTCAAGCCATTGATTAGAAAGTCCAGTTGCTTCTGTACCAACAACAATTGCTGATGATTGTTTATAGTTTTGATTATGATAGTGTTCAGAATTATCACTTAAAGCAGCACAATAAATATTCACATCTTTAGACTTTAAAAAATCAATAATTTCTAAAGTTGTTCCAGTTGCAATTTGATTGGTAAAGACACAACCCACACTTGATCGTATAATATTTGGATTGTACATGTCTGTTTTAGGATTAGCAATAAAAACAGCATCAATATTTGCAGCGTCAGCAGTTCTTAGAATTGCGCCAATATTCCCTGGCTTTTCTGGTGCTTCTGCAACTAAAATGAGTGGTGTAGCGGTGTTGAAACTTATATTTTCTAATGCTATTATTTTTGATTTAGCAACTGCAATCACCCCTTCAGTTGTTGATCTATAGGCTAATTTTTGATAGACTTCTTTTGTTATTTCAACACAATCTATTGTGTTTGTATCAAAAAGTGACTGTAATTGATTAAAGGGAATGATATCACTATCAAAAAGTATAGTATCTAATTTATAATCTCCTTTTATTGCTAAAGATATTTCTCGTTGACCTTCAATTAAAAAACGACCTAACTTTTTTCTAGTTCGTGATTTTTCTTTTAACTGAAAAAGTTCTTTAATTAATGGATTTTGTATGCTAGAGATTTGTTTAAACATTTGTCAAAAATACATAAAAAAGCCATCTGTAAAAACAGATGGCTTTTAGAAGTTTTTAATACTTAATTTTGAGAGTTATATTTATCCATATACCGTTTCCAGAGTTTGGTTTGGTGTGTTTCTAAACTGATATTTCTACCTTTAATAAATGCATGGGTTAAAATATTAGTACGCATATCTAATGCATCACCTTCGGAAATAAATAATGTAGCATCTTTTCCAATTTCTAATGTTCCAACTTTTGTATCAATTCCAAGAATTTTTGCAGTATTAGAAGTTATTAATTTAAGAGCTTCTTCCTTATCAAGACCATATGCTGCATATGTTCCTGCATAAAAAGGTAAATTTCTTGATTGCATTCTTTCCATTTGTCCTTCAATACTTATACCTACAGTTACACCTTTGTCAATTAGCATTTTAGCGTGTTTATACGGGAAATGAATATCCTCATCAACATCTGAAGGTAGTCTATGTGAACGATCTATTAAAACTGGAATGTTATTTGAAGCTAGTAAATCAGCAACTTTATAAGCTTCTCGACCGTGTACTATCACTAATTTTTCAACTTCTAACTCCTTAGAGAAGTCAATTACATCAATGATTTCTTTTTCTCCACTTACATGAACAAATAATGTTTTTTTGCCATTAAAAAGACCTTTTACTGCTTCAAATGGAGCATTTATATTGATTTTATTACCAATATGATATAATTTAGCGTCATTTAAGAAAACTTTAATTTTATCTACATTAGAGATATATTTTTTATCAGGTTTTGCACCTGGATCTTCACCTAACCACCATTTTCCATATGTAAAACTAGATGGCCAATTCACATGAATTCCATCATCGACTTTTATTGCCGCATCTTCCCAGTTCCAAGCATCAAATTGTACGATTGATGATGTCCCAGAAATTGTACCGCCTCTAGGTGTAATTTGTCCTATTAAAACTCCATTTGGCCTTAATGATTCTGTAACTTTAGATTCTGTATTATATGCTATTAAACTTCTTATATGTGGTAGCATACTTCCTGTTTCATTTGCGTCTTTGGTTGCTCTAACCGCATCTATTTCAATTAGCCCCGAACTCGTATTTGCTGCAATAAATCCAGGATAAACATGCTTCCCATTGGCATTTATAATATTAGAAAAAGAATTTTTATCTACTTGATTTTGAGTTCCGACAAATGTAATTTTACCTTTGTCAAATCCTATTGCAGAATTTTCAATAATACTTCCATTTCCAAGGTGTGCTATTGCACCAACAATTAGAATTGGTTCGCTTTGAGGTGGAGCAGGTGTTTGTTGTGCAACTATTCCAAAACTTGAAAGTATTAGAAGTAAACTAAATTTTATGTGTTTGAGTTTTTTCATGGTTGTAATTTTATAATGTGTCACAATGAAAATATTGTTTTTCTTTTTTAGTTGGTGTTTGGGTTTTCATACCCTTATTTTTTTCTCTAAGCATCATTTGAATCAACTCGTTTCTTTCATCTTGAATTTCTTGATTCATTTGTTCATTTCTATTAATATCGAAGTAAGTAACACCTTCAATTAATGTTTTTTCAACTTTTGCATAAATAGATAGTGGATTATCGCTCCATAACACTAAATCAGCATCTTTACCCACTTTAATACTTCCAACTTTATCATCTATGTGTAATAATTTTGCAGGATTAAGAGTAACAAATTTCCATGCTTCTTCTTCAGAAAGACCGCCATATTTAACTGCTTTTGCAGCTTCTTGATTCAATCTTCGGCTCATTTCAGCATCATCAGAATTAAATGCAACTGTAACTCCTTGACTATGCATTATCACTCCATTATAAGGTATTGCATCATTTACTTCAAATTTGTACGCCCACCAATCAGAGAATGTAGATCCACCCACACCATGCTTTTTCATTTTATCAGCAACTTTATATCCTTCAAGAATATGAGTAAATGTATTGATGTTAAAATTAAATTTTTCAGCAACCTTCATTAACATGTTTATTTCTGACTGTACATAAGAATGGCAAGTTATAAAGCGCTCTTTATTTAGAATTTCAGAAAGAGTCTCTAGTTCAATGTCTTTTCTGTATGGTTTTCCACTTTTCTTTAATGCATCGTATTCTTTTGCTCTATTAAAATAATCTATGTATAGTTGTTCGACTCCCATTCTTGTTTGAGGAAAACGAACAGTTTGGCTATCTCCCCAATTTGTTTGCTTTACATTTTCACCTAATGCAAATTTGATAAATTTAGGTCTGTTTTTGAATAATAGTTCTTTTGCTGAATTTCCCCATTTCAATTTGATTAATGCCGATCTTCCACCAATAGGATTGGCTGAACCATGCAAAATTTGAATTGTTGTAACTCCACCAGCCAGATTTCTGTAAATATCGATATCATCATAATCAACAACATCTTCAATAGTAACTTCGGCGGTAGAATTTTGTCCAGATTCATTAACTGATGTGGTTGCAATATGAGAATGTTCATCGATTATTCCAGATGTTAAGTGTTTCCCAGTTCCGTCAATGATTTTTGTATTTGAATCATTTAAATTTTGTCCAATTTTTGCAATTTTACCATCTTTTATAAGGACATCTGTGTTTTTTAATATCCCATTTTTTTCATTGGTCCAAACAGTTAGGTTTTTAAATAAAATGGTTTCTTGTTTTGGCATTTCTTTAAAACCAAACGCTACATTTGGATAGGTGAGTGGTTTAACTAAATTAGGTTTTTCTTCTTTAATTTCTTTTGTTTCTATATCTAATGATGCCCTTTTTTTAGCTGTCCATTTTACAATTTTTCCATTTGTTAATTTACCACTACCAGATAAATCATTTTTATCAGTTATTTTAGAAGATAACCTAACAAATTCACTTTCTCCATTATTAATAGGTGTGTAAAATAAATACATCCAATCATCAGAATATGAAATATTTGAGGCTATTTTTATAGAGTCAAGTTTTATTTCTGATTTTAACTTTTTTAACTCTCCAGAAATTTTTAAATCATATGATTTTCCATCTAAATTAAGAGTGTAATTACCTCTAATATCTTTAATATTCATTTCATTAATCACATTTTGAGTTCCTTGAACCCAATTTTCATAAAGTATATTTTCTTTGTTGAAAATTTCATTTGATGTGATTAAAAAATTTGCATAAGCACCATTTTTCAAAACTCCCAACTCATCATTTTTACCTAATAATTTAGCGGGTGTTGTAGTTAATGCTTCTAGTGCTTTTTGTTTGTCAAAGCCATATTCAATATACTTGAGTAAGTTAGTTCTGAAATCTTTAGTTGATTTTAAATCAGCTGTTGTTAGTGCAAATTCTACTCCATTTTCCGATAAAATTTTCAGATTAGTTGGAGCCTGATTCCATTTACGCATATCATTTAAACTAATTTTAGAAGCAGCATAAGGGTTACTTACATCATAAGGTTTTGGTAACTTAACTGGAATGATGAAATTGGCATTTGAGTTGATTATTTCATCAATTTGCTCATATTCATATCCGCTACCTTTAATAGTGTATTTTAAGTTAAACTCATTTGCTATTTTACTCGCTCTTAAAGTATTGTCTA contains:
- a CDS encoding amidohydrolase family protein; the protein is MKKLKHIKFSLLLILSSFGIVAQQTPAPPQSEPILIVGAIAHLGNGSIIENSAIGFDKGKITFVGTQNQVDKNSFSNIINANGKHVYPGFIAANTSSGLIEIDAVRATKDANETGSMLPHIRSLIAYNTESKVTESLRPNGVLIGQITPRGGTISGTSSIVQFDAWNWEDAAIKVDDGIHVNWPSSFTYGKWWLGEDPGAKPDKKYISNVDKIKVFLNDAKLYHIGNKININAPFEAVKGLFNGKKTLFVHVSGEKEIIDVIDFSKELEVEKLVIVHGREAYKVADLLASNNIPVLIDRSHRLPSDVDEDIHFPYKHAKMLIDKGVTVGISIEGQMERMQSRNLPFYAGTYAAYGLDKEEALKLITSNTAKILGIDTKVGTLEIGKDATLFISEGDALDMRTNILTHAFIKGRNISLETHQTKLWKRYMDKYNSQN
- a CDS encoding amidohydrolase family protein, yielding MKKLLLCCLILLSFKQVHAQEYFPTNEGVKNLNEKIIAFKNAIIHVSPSQTIDNGVLLIEGTRIIEVAKNLKIPKNSQVIDLKGKHIYPSFIDMYSNFGIEKPKKNISSNSKPQYDASRKGFYWNDHIKTDQRGFTDFKFDSKKSKELLEQGFGVVSTHQQDGIMRGTGMLVALNTENGDETRIISTDATQHLSFNKSVTSKQSYPTSTMGSMALIRQVYNDVEWYQKGLSKTKDLALEALNKSKNLPIIFEANSLDNTLRASKIANEFNLKYTIKGSGYEYEQIDEIINSNANFIIPVKLPKPYDVSNPYAASKISLNDMRKWNQAPTNLKILSENGVEFALTTADLKSTKDFRTNLLKYIEYGFDKQKALEALTTTPAKLLGKNDELGVLKNGAYANFLITSNEIFNKENILYENWVQGTQNVINEMNIKDIRGNYTLNLDGKSYDLKISGELKKLKSEIKLDSIKIASNISYSDDWMYLFYTPINNGESEFVRLSSKITDKNDLSGSGKLTNGKIVKWTAKKRASLDIETKEIKEEKPNLVKPLTYPNVAFGFKEMPKQETILFKNLTVWTNEKNGILKNTDVLIKDGKIAKIGQNLNDSNTKIIDGTGKHLTSGIIDEHSHIATTSVNESGQNSTAEVTIEDVVDYDDIDIYRNLAGGVTTIQILHGSANPIGGRSALIKLKWGNSAKELLFKNRPKFIKFALGENVKQTNWGDSQTVRFPQTRMGVEQLYIDYFNRAKEYDALKKSGKPYRKDIELETLSEILNKERFITCHSYVQSEINMLMKVAEKFNFNINTFTHILEGYKVADKMKKHGVGGSTFSDWWAYKFEVNDAIPYNGVIMHSQGVTVAFNSDDAEMSRRLNQEAAKAVKYGGLSEEEAWKFVTLNPAKLLHIDDKVGSIKVGKDADLVLWSDNPLSIYAKVEKTLIEGVTYFDINRNEQMNQEIQDERNELIQMMLREKNKGMKTQTPTKKEKQYFHCDTL